The Stenotrophomonas sp. NA06056 genome segment ATCTTGCCCTTCAGCGAACCGGCCGGTGCGGCCTGCAGCGCGGCCAGGTCGGCGAAGCGCACCACCTCGGCTTCCACGGTGCCGCCCGGGCTGCCACCCAGTGCGGTGATCTGCAGCGGCTGCGGGTTCTTGCCCGTCACCGCGGCGTGTTCACTGCGGCGTTCCCACTTCGGGAAGGTCACCGGTTCCTTCCAGACCTTGTCAAAGCCCAGTGCCTTGAACTTGGCTTCGGCCCAGGCCACGGCGCGGGCGTCGGCTTCGCTGCCGGCAATGCGCGGACCGATTTCGGTGGTCAGCGATTCGACCACCTTCCAGCCGGTGTCGTCGGCCAGCGCCTGGTCGCGCAGCTGCGCGGCCGTGGCCAGCGAGGCGGGCGGCAGGGTGGTGGCATGCGGCGCCGCGAAGGCCGGCGCGGCCAGCAGGGCGAGGGAGGATGCGATGGCAAGGACGCGGCGACGCATGGACAGCTCCGGGAAGGGTGTAAGCCTTGGAGCTTAACAGTCGTTCAGCGCCGCGCATGGGTGGGAGGTCATGGCTCCAGCGAACGCTGTTTTCCGGCCATGAACGGCAAAGCGAAAGCCCCGCCGGGGTGGGGCTTTCGTATGCTTCCGTAGAGCCGAGCCCATGCTCGGCTGCCGTTTCCAGATCAGCCGAGCGTGGGCTCGGCCCTACAGGTGGCAGGGACGCCAACGGCGCCCGGCGCCTTACTTCTTCAGGTTGTCGCGGATTTCGCGCAGCAGCAGAACTTCCTCAGCCGGTGCTGCCGGTGCTGCTTCCTTCTTGCGCGACAGGCGGTTGATCACCTTGATCACCAGGAAGATGGCGAAGGCCACGATCACGAACTGGATCAGCGTATTGATGAAATCACCGTAGCCGATCACCACGGCCGGAATTTCCTTGCCATCCGGCCCGATGCTGGCCGGCGACAACGTCCACGCCAGATGCGAGAAATCCACCCGGCCGATCAGATAGCCCAGCGGCGGCATGATGATCTTCTCCACCAGCGCGGTGACGATCTTGCCGAAGGCCGCGCCGATCACCACGCCGACGGCGAGGTCGATGACGTTGCCGCGCATCGCGAATTCCTTGAACTCGGTGAGCATTCCCATTGTTGTTTTTCTCCGGTGGGGAAGTGGACAGCGCGCAGGGTAGCGCAGGTGATGTCAGCCGGCGATCACGCCGTGGCGCTCGGCCACGTTCTCAAGGCGCGCGCTGAAACGGTCGCCGGGGTTGAGCGCGGCTACGCCGGAGGGCGTACCCATGAACACCAGGTCGCCGGCACGCAGCTGCCACAGCTTGGACAGCTCGTGCAGGATCTCCGGCACGTTCCAGATCATCT includes the following:
- the mscL gene encoding large-conductance mechanosensitive channel protein MscL — translated: MGMLTEFKEFAMRGNVIDLAVGVVIGAAFGKIVTALVEKIIMPPLGYLIGRVDFSHLAWTLSPASIGPDGKEIPAVVIGYGDFINTLIQFVIVAFAIFLVIKVINRLSRKKEAAPAAPAEEVLLLREIRDNLKK